Part of the Archocentrus centrarchus isolate MPI-CPG fArcCen1 chromosome 4, fArcCen1, whole genome shotgun sequence genome is shown below.
AAAGTTTGAGTGGATATTTTGAACAAATTTAAATGGGATCGAGTCCCCGTGTATATATTATGATTAAGGCTGTAGATTAATAGTTGTATAAcctcactgtaaacacagaatTTCCTTGCCTCTTCTAAAGCTCTTTGAATAATCTCTGTGATTGAGAGACGTCAAACTGACCTCCACTTAAGAGTTGCTGAGTTGAATTAGCTCATGCACCTGGAGGGAACACATTTATATAGATACATGTGGCTAATGTTctgaaattaatatttcatgAGCCTTAATTTGACATCTCATTGGTAAATTGTTGATGCTCAACTGATTTCttttaaccttaaaaaaaaaaatgtaggaagTCTCCATGATGTTGTTGATCATATTTTTTAAGAACAAAGTGTAGTATTGAGATTGTGCCAACAGGTGGCAGAGCACAGAGCTCCAGTTATGAATGAATCCGCTCTGACTGCATGGCTTTAGGCAGCATGACCACAGAAAAATAGACTGACTTCTCACTCCTCGGTACACTGCCGGCATGATGGCGCTCCATTACTCTGCTCACAGCACCGCgggcgcacacgcacacacattcattaaTATGCCACGCACGATCAGAGCTtctgcgctttttttttttattttaatagaaaaaaagtatttaaaataatacaacaGCAAGTATCCAGAAAAGatgacaacagcaacaaaaacaaacaaaaaaacaaaccaaaaaaaaaagtgattaagTCTGTGTCTCCACGGCAACCATGCATCCTCCCCTCAAGCTCAGCccagtttgctgcttcagtgccagcatgtgtatggatgtgtttgtttgtgtgtctgtatatgaGAACACTGAGCCAAACAGAAATGCGGAGCTATATGGAAAACCTCTGACTGATGCACGTGACAGTCTGCTGGTGAAATAAGGAGAACAcaataatgtgtttgtgtgattcatATCAATATGCAGCGGTGTGCTGGAACGGGAGTGTGCTACCATATATACAAGAATAGCCTGCAAGTGCGTGTTAGCGTGGATCTGCCAGATTCTGGTAAATGGCGGAGGATGGATGGGTTGAGACACAGATGCGGTGAATTATGCAGCTTCACTCATTGATTGCTGTGGTGATGAGGACGATAATGGCTTTGATGAGGATACGCTACAATGgaagccaaaataaaacaaacagaagaaaagaacaTCGAAAACGGGAAAGATATAACTGAATGATTGGCTGAGgaacaaagcaaaaaattttttaaaaggaaaaaaaaaaaaaaaaaaaaaaaaaagggtcctTGACTTCAAGGCGGAGGAGTTGAGTTCTAAATCACCAGCTCGCTCCCTATTCTCTCTTATTAAAATATCCCCAGAATTTTCCCTCTGCCTCCCTCACCCATTCTCTCAGTCTGTCACAGCCCAGGCCAGCCTGACTGAAGGTAGGCCAAATAGTCCAGTGTGAATCCTGGTAGCGTTCGATACCTCCTCTGCCTTCAGCTCCGCTTCTTCTCTGGGCTTCCTTACTTCTCCACACCCACCAAGATGTTCCTCCTTACTGGGCCTCCAGATTTGTGAATTTCTTTTGTCCAATTGCGGGGGCTAAATATAGACGGACAGAcaggaggacagatggagggTCGCGAAGCCGCCTTTATCCAGCTCGAGGAAATAACTGTGCCTGACCCGATGGAGGCGAATCCTTCACTCAGTTCACGCGATGTGTGCACATCCGTTACCACGTCGTTCTCCATCTCTCCCTCCTTTCATCTGCCTGTCCCTTCATCACTCGCCACCTCCATCTATCCACCCAGGGCCTGAAGGGGTGAGGCGCTAAGTGAGGAAGGCTGTAGTCTCTGAAGAAAGTTTTCTTTATgccattctctctctctttctctctctctttctttcaagCATCCCCCACTCTTTCACTTGTATTTAAAGTATTATCTTTGCCATATGTTCAAAAACTCACGAAATCATACCAACATAAAGTGTCCTGTCAACACCCCATTGGTTAAACACTGATTtagcgctctctctctctctctctctccctctctctctctcaggcacacataagcacacatgtattaacacacacacacatacacgcacactcAGTGAGGCCCTCTCTGGGGGTGACTTTTGGGGCCTCTGTGCTATGtcccatcttcctcctcctcttccgaACAGTAGTCTCGCCCCTGCAAAGAAAGGGAATAGTATGAGAAGAGACAACATGAGATGTGCATCATTGTTTTTCTGCTCTCAGAAAAACTGACTCTGAACTGTCTGCATGctgcaaacccccccccccaccaaacacacacacctgttacACCACTCAAATTTCCACCAACCATCAATGACAGTAGAACATAAAATGGTGGATGAGAAGGTGAAGCACTCAGAGGTgggctgcagtgttttgttccTTCTGTCAAGGTGAGGAGATAACCTAACTGCTTTCCTTTCCTCTGCAGGCCTCCTCTAACGCTCCTCAAAGAAAGTTTCCAAACACAGGCTACCACAGAAGGACAGTGAAAATCTGTTGTATAAAATAAAGTACGTTTACACAAGCACTAAGCTTAAAAACTACAGCGCAGTACTGCAATGTGCAATCTCCACTTTGTACTACTTTATAGTAATagtactttttaaataaaaagacctTTAGTTCTCAACTTttatttgacagatttttttccagatttgCAGACTGCACTCATGATGTTTTGATTAAACCACCAGACAGTTGGTAAAGTAATTAAACCTCCATTAATGGGTTTTATTTTTGAGCCACATTAACATATTATGATGTGACAGTATTTATACGAGCAAACAGCAGCCTACTAACAATCCATCATCTAACCCTATCCATCAGATACTGTAGCAAGTACCATTATCATTCATTTGGAGTTGTGTTTTTGGTCCCCCTCATAAAAGTTACTCCAATATTCACTGCCATTTCTCATTTGTTTATCTCTCTGCTAACTTCTGAGCAAAAGAACTGATTTATAGCACCGCATTAAATCTGTGACATGGTTAGAGTGTAGCTTTCCATAAATCTAACTACACACTGCAGTGACCCAGAGCATAACAAGTGTGATAGGACTGTTAGGTGGTAATATCTAGTGTAAACACTGCATATCTATCAGTACAGCTTGTCTGTTAAATTTTAggtcccagtcacacaggcctagagtcTGGCAACCAGGGAAAAATCTGTATTTCCCAACCGGTTGGAGAGTGGTTGCTGTCAGTCACTAGGTATACGTGCTGCACCGAACACTTTGTTGTGATTGCTTTAGTTGCGCGTAATTTGCACGGaagacaccaacttgtctgcaaatactggCCAACTACTCGCcgagtggtagtgaaactggAACAAGTGTGACGCAAACCGGAAATGGTGAACTTTACTGCTGCAAccagcacatttcaaaaggtgcaattTTTACATGCAACACctggaatcaactccagatcttttatctaCTTTAGTTGtcataaaataataacagaacaggcctcacctggccatcaAACTGTTTGTCAGTCAATTGTCTAATTAAttttgaaaatgggggactggcTACATCGCTTCAATTAAAGGTGAAAGTCTGTATTTCAATCACATTGTGATTTCAtgattttaaaatccactgtggtggtgtacagaggtaaaaattttatagtttatagttaattttttttagttccATTGTCCAAAAACCCAACTGCAGCTGTATAATTGAGGGACAATGAAGGGATCCCTTTCACATTACACGTGATTGTATCCATGCCATAAATGTATATTCTaatccaaacaaaacaaaaaaaaaaaaagctgtgtttCCACTTCAGCAAACTTTTACTATGCTGTGGCACTGTTACATTTCCTCACCCACATGTTTAAAGACAGAGTTGAAAATTTAAATGCATCATATTGAAGCTGAATTGAGCCATTACTCATTTCACTTGGATGGTTCTGACTGTTCATGAGCTCGCAGTGTAATTCAAGAGGCAGACGAAGAGCAGCAAGTGCTCATCACTGCAGCGATCACCTGTTCCTCCCCCTCACACATTTGGAGCTCAGCGTTGAGCTAGTAGGCAGAACGACAATGTGGACTAATGGATGTTGTTGCTTGCACTTAAAAGTTTAAGACCCAGCCACTACTTTAAATGCACACAGACTCACTCCCTGCACCTCCTTCACCACAACCCCTCCCCTACAAACCCCACTTCCAACCTTCAAGATCATGCAACCCCCTTACCTTCTCAATCTTCTCATCCAGCATCCTGAAAAATTCCTGCTGGCTTTCTGACGTGTGAATACTGAGAGGGAGACACAAATGGAAAAGTTAGAGAGGGGGGGAGAGGAAGTTGCAGGATGGAGATGAGAAGGAGAAAGGAGGCAACAAATACATCATGAGAATTTTCCattataaccccccccccacccaaccCCACCCCAGCCCTCCACAGCACAAACACTCACGTACGCACATATACGCAGTCACAGACACGCAACCCTCACTGCAGTGTGAGAAACGGTTCTGTCTGGAGGAATTTAAGTATTCATTTTAGAAAGAATTGATGCAGTCTCTCACCAAAAGGCTAAAGAGTCTGCAAACAGCAGCAAccattatatatacacactcacaGAGGCTCATCAACATGTACACAGTCAAGGCTGGCCAAGAGGCAGGATTACAAAAGCCAGATACAAAATATCACTTACTTCACACGCCATAATATTAACATACTACAGTGACAACTTAATGGATGCATTATGAAAGGGTCAGTTCAGCCAAATTCAGATGCCTTTAAATTATAATTTCTGTTTATATTCCTTAGaactcattaaaataaaaagggtCCAGGCTGAATTTCTGTGAAATAAAAttcagattttgtttatttttcttacaaaaaacattatttcaaCTTAGCTTCACTCCATATTTTTCCAGGTCCCCTCTATACTGGCTATatgccccccccacacacacacacacagagtttgagAACCGCTGGGTCAACAGTTGAGCCTTAAAAGCTCATTTTTAACCTTGAAAACAGCTGTTGTTCAGAGTGAGGTCTAGTTACTGCGACAGTGTTTCTTCAAAGGCATGTGGCTGCTTCGaattttttcaaatatttttttcagcgtgggaacagaaagagaaaccaaaACTGTCAGACTGGTTACTTTAGTAGCAAAATAAAGATTATTATATAATGTAATCTGAGCAAATGGTACTGTTGCCAATATTTGTGATCATGTGTTCAAATGATCACAGTTGCCCATAAAGCATAGAtcatattatttattcatttccaCTGCATGTTTACAAGATTAAAGCCCACTACCAATGACTTACTTAGATTTGATGTTTGGTGCAGGAACCTCTTTCTGCTGTTTGCCCTTGTGCTGGACATTACTCTTctcctgaaaacacaaacacatcattaGTTTTCATTATCAGATGATGAGTTAAGATGATAAGTTTAAAACAAACGAGTCATTTCAACAAACAGTCGCATCACTggaagcaaacatcacatcaaaCCTGAATTATCAAATTACATCCTCACCCAGATGGCACCGCATGACAGTCATAGGACATGGGGAAGAGCTATAATGCATGTAGGTCTAATAAAACTGATTATCAGATCTGATGAAGCTTGATCACCATGCATGAGTTTCCGTCAAGGGTTTTGAAAGCAGTGTATGCAGTTTTCTGCTCTGTCTccagtgattctggcaaaccaaaGGTAATGGTAACATGCATTTTCCACCTCTGAGTGTCTTTCTGAGGATTTCTTTCTGAGAGAAAACAGTTACAGTAATGACACAAATATTGGTTAGACCACAAATGGTGGACAGACAGGACGCTTACCTGGCTATGTAAAAATGCAGCATGGGTCTTGCAACAACtcattccaaaaaaaataaagaaataaacctACACCTGACAACACCCTGGTGAACAATATTAAGTCAGCTCCTgtcttgaaaaagaaaaaaatgcaataattgTATTTACAACAAATATCTAGTGTCACATTGTTTACACGAAGCCCACACCAGAGTGTCAAGCATATTGTCTTATGGCTTCTTGGAAAATCTCCACTTTTCCTTTAGTACTGCAACAATCTGCAGTTGTTGATTTGTGGCAGTGTGACACTGCTTCTGTTTTTCTAATGAGGATTTATTATACGGTCACCATTTCAAAAACTTGTCAGGCAGACctgatttacagaaaaaccAAACTGGCTCTCATGGTCACTCAGACTTTTCAGTCGTTTAGTGAGCTGAACTTCAAAAGTTTCACATTTTGAAGAATAATGTATCCAAACATTAATGTGTAGGAGAGAAGCGGCTTTGCAAAGTTCTGAAGAAAAATGGCTTTTCCAGTCATGATGTAATACTTCTTTGCATCACTAAAGACCTAAAAGTTTTTCAGGAGGGAGTGAAACCAACCAAGTGATCAACCTACATTCCACACACATTTCATGTTGTCTCTACCTGCATGTGAGGcaacttgtgtgtgtttttgtgtcttttacgCTAAGACAATGTGTGTACGTGCAGACCGGTGAGTCTGACGGAGCCGCCTCTGGACACAAACACCAGCCTGTTCACATCGGTTGATGGACTGTCAGGAAAAGGTCTGCGAGTCTGTGAGCCGATGACAGGCTGTCAGtggatgtggtgtgtgtgtgtgtgtgtgtgtgtgtgtgtgttcctctcaCCAGGTTCTCCTGGTTGCGTGCATTCACTCGGTTTTCATCCCCTCTCATGTACTTCACCTCTTCCACTCCCTTCTTGTATTCAtctgaaaagagagagaatgaggCATGATTAAAGCAGGGAGGGAAAGAACAATAAATTGCATTTATCAGGAGAAGAAACACTGACCAAACTCCTTTCATTCGTCCTGTACAGCAGAAATAATTTAAGTATGCCATATCAGCGTTACTGTAAACTCACTCCAACAGCAACATGGCCAGCGACTATTCCATTGATTCTTGTTATAATTTGTTCAAGGTAATCTGATAACTATGACCTGATCCAGTGCATTCAAAAGCGGATATGACAGCTGAGGGATAAATAGCAGGACACAAGTTTCCATTTTAGCTACAGCAACTCATCTGTGGAGAGAGAAAGCAACAAAGGGGAGACAGAGATGTGAAATACGAAGAGacaaggggaggaaaaaaagaaaaagaagtgatAAGAAGGAGTAAGCTGAAGGGGATTAAAGATCAATTAAAGCTGTCCATGAAGCTTCTAGGCTTCATGGACAGCTTAGATACTTAAGACAGTTAAGACAAACTTAGCAGCAGCAAGAGTGTTGACTATCACCAAACACTACAACCATCTGCTCAGTCCAACCACTGCACCAAGTGTCATCGGTCCAAACTACAGCTCAAAATCAGAGCAATAATCATCCAAAGTTATTTTCCTAATATTGGCTGAGCAACGTGTAATTAACCCAGGAATGGCTGAGATATCATGACCCACTCAGTCTGTCAGCTCGCAGGAATGAAAAGGGTGTAAACTCCATATCACCGTATCactcaagaaaaacaaactaccC
Proteins encoded:
- the LOC115779437 gene encoding uncharacterized protein C1orf21 homolog, with translation MGCTSAKQVSAVPNDEEGRGKAYSNGDLLTDEYKKGVEEVKYMRGDENRVNARNQENLEKSNVQHKGKQQKEVPAPNIKSNIHTSESQQEFFRMLDEKIEKGRDYCSEEEEEDGT